A portion of the Marinobacter alexandrii genome contains these proteins:
- a CDS encoding polysaccharide biosynthesis protein, whose product MSVFNGKNIAILGGSGTLGKALVRELAKEGMDRGKVVIYSRDEIKQLEMIDDFPLSKFPFLEFKLGDVREIVYGT is encoded by the coding sequence ATGTCTGTTTTTAACGGAAAAAATATTGCGATTCTTGGTGGATCAGGAACTTTAGGGAAAGCTCTTGTGAGAGAACTGGCGAAAGAAGGAATGGATAGAGGAAAGGTTGTGATCTATTCGAGGGATGAAATCAAACAGTTAGAGATGATTGATGATTTTCCATTGAGTAAGTTTCCTTTTCTGGAATTTAAACTAGGTGATGTAAGAGAGATAGTTTATGGGACTTAA
- a CDS encoding class I SAM-dependent methyltransferase translates to MKNAVPNEFNPPWWYSFFFSSYLSRRALYKSLKENSHHVEGVTLDFGCGSKPYESIFNAEKYIGVDIQSSGHDHASSKVDDFYDGNSLPYPDESFNSIFSSEVFEHVSNIDEMILELNRVLKDGGKMLITIPFAIHEHEIPYDFRRFTTFGIENILNKNGFEIEKIEPSNHYLEAIFQLLIWYFTLSFKSKNKITTFFKTALFIMPLNFLAIVLPSLLPRNNSFYSNLTILAKKKDK, encoded by the coding sequence ATGAAAAATGCTGTCCCAAACGAATTTAATCCACCGTGGTGGTATAGCTTTTTCTTTTCTTCTTATTTGTCTCGAAGAGCACTGTATAAATCGCTAAAAGAAAATTCTCATCATGTTGAAGGTGTAACTTTAGATTTTGGCTGTGGTTCAAAACCTTATGAGTCTATTTTCAATGCTGAAAAATACATCGGAGTTGATATTCAATCAAGTGGACATGATCATGCATCATCAAAGGTCGATGATTTTTATGATGGAAATAGCTTGCCATACCCTGATGAGTCATTTAATTCGATATTTAGTAGCGAGGTTTTTGAACATGTCTCCAATATTGATGAAATGATTTTGGAACTTAATAGAGTATTGAAAGATGGAGGAAAAATGCTAATCACTATTCCTTTTGCTATTCATGAGCACGAAATACCCTATGACTTCAGAAGATTTACGACTTTTGGAATTGAAAATATTTTGAATAAAAATGGATTTGAAATTGAAAAAATCGAGCCATCAAACCATTACCTTGAAGCCATATTTCAATTACTTATTTGGTATTTTACATTGAGTTTTAAGTCTAAAAATAAAATCACCACTTTTTTTAAGACCGCTCTATTCATTATGCCGTTAAATTTTTTAGCAATAGTACTGCCCTCCTTGTTACCAAGAAATAACTCATTTTACTCTAATCTTACTATTTTGGCAAAAAAGAAAGATAAATAA